One region of Bacillus pumilus genomic DNA includes:
- a CDS encoding VOC family protein — protein sequence MIRRLDHIVLTVQHMEDTIRFYTNVLGMKEETFGEGRKALRFGLQKINLHEAGHEYEPAAAHPLPGSSDLCFITDLDMDSLLLHLRKQVVPIEEGPVRRTGTLGPVESVYIRDPDLNLIEISRYIEEGDPS from the coding sequence ATGATACGACGACTTGATCATATCGTGTTGACTGTACAACATATGGAGGACACCATTCGCTTTTATACAAACGTATTAGGAATGAAGGAAGAAACCTTTGGAGAAGGCCGTAAAGCGCTTCGTTTTGGTTTACAGAAGATCAATCTTCATGAAGCTGGTCATGAATATGAGCCGGCAGCGGCTCACCCACTTCCAGGCTCTAGTGATTTGTGCTTTATCACCGATTTAGATATGGACAGTTTGCTGCTGCACCTTCGCAAGCAAGTCGTTCCTATTGAAGAGGGACCCGTCAGGCGCACAGGCACATTAGGTCCGGTTGAATCTGTTTATATCCGTGATCCTGATCTGAATTTAATTGAAATATCTCGATATATAGAGGAGGGTGATCCGTCATGA
- a CDS encoding GNAT family N-acetyltransferase: MTRLFLRPIEEQDYPGIQRGCQHAETLYMTGTRKTFTLEEIRSAYTRFLQDDSRRDFAICLLDTKEMIGDAAIVDIDLINHTASFRIALHGPEHFQKGYGTEAVRMVQAFAFETLELNRLELEVFSHNPRAFRSYEKAGFQYEGKRRQALYFNGTYSDVIIMGILREEYNQMNSGDAPA, encoded by the coding sequence ATGACCCGCTTATTTTTGAGACCGATTGAAGAACAGGATTATCCGGGGATTCAAAGAGGATGCCAGCATGCAGAAACACTTTACATGACTGGCACACGCAAAACGTTCACACTAGAAGAAATTCGTTCAGCCTACACCCGATTTTTACAAGATGACAGCAGACGAGATTTCGCCATTTGTCTGTTAGACACGAAAGAAATGATTGGGGATGCGGCGATTGTGGATATTGATTTAATCAATCATACGGCAAGCTTCCGCATTGCGCTTCATGGACCAGAACATTTCCAAAAAGGCTATGGCACTGAAGCTGTCCGAATGGTTCAAGCATTCGCCTTTGAGACGTTAGAACTCAATCGCCTTGAGCTCGAAGTCTTTTCCCACAATCCGAGAGCCTTCAGAAGCTATGAGAAAGCCGGATTTCAATATGAAGGAAAAAGACGTCAAGCGCTTTATTTCAATGGTACCTACTCAGATGTGATCATCATGGGCATCCTTCGTGAAGAATACAATCAGATGAACAGTGGAGATGCCCCTGCTTAA
- a CDS encoding GNAT family N-acetyltransferase encodes MNMRPIEQKDNPYIAAIIRQSLESANLAIEGTAYTDPHLDQLFEYYQSLTHAAYWIAEENGDIMGGVGIAPFTNEICELQKLYLSPKAQGKGAGKKLMDTALQYASTYYEACYLETRQELTAATGLYQRYGFSLLSEPIEGSEHSAMDAWYLKTFSS; translated from the coding sequence ATGAACATGAGACCCATTGAGCAAAAAGACAACCCGTATATCGCAGCGATTATCCGCCAGTCACTAGAATCGGCGAATCTGGCGATTGAAGGAACCGCCTACACTGATCCCCACCTTGACCAGCTGTTCGAATACTATCAATCATTGACTCATGCAGCCTATTGGATTGCTGAAGAGAATGGCGATATTATGGGCGGCGTTGGCATTGCTCCATTTACTAACGAAATATGTGAATTACAAAAGCTTTATCTGAGTCCAAAGGCACAAGGAAAAGGTGCGGGCAAAAAACTGATGGATACGGCGCTGCAATATGCCTCTACATACTATGAAGCATGTTATTTAGAAACCCGCCAGGAATTAACTGCGGCTACAGGCCTTTATCAGCGATATGGCTTTTCTCTTCTTTCAGAACCGATTGAAGGCTCTGAGCATTCTGCAATGG
- a CDS encoding YesK-like family protein, protein MFWLQTAIFTIVVLCLSWWAGRRGRNRHAGLILPICFILFGLVLLIASFFIGRWEGMALSISSVSIVLSSMICLIIVTAIQFLKKDVPS, encoded by the coding sequence ATGTTTTGGCTGCAAACCGCTATTTTTACAATTGTTGTATTATGTCTCTCATGGTGGGCAGGGAGAAGAGGCAGAAACCGTCATGCGGGGCTGATCCTCCCTATATGCTTCATTCTATTTGGATTGGTTTTATTGATAGCCAGTTTCTTCATTGGCAGATGGGAAGGCATGGCACTTAGTATATCAAGCGTCTCTATCGTTCTCTCTTCCATGATTTGTTTGATCATCGTCACAGCGATTCAATTTTTAAAAAAAGATGTCCCTTCTTAA